The window CGGGATGAAAATACTCCTCTTCGCGTTCGGCGACGACTTCCCCTACGGCGAGTACCTCCCGTCCGTATTCAAGGAAAACTGCATCGTCTACACCGGCACACACGACAACAACACGGTCCGGGGATGGTGGGAGGACGAGGCCGGGAACAAAGAGAAAAACCGGGTCTTCGAATACCTCGGGAAAAAGATAAGCGCCGGCGAAATAAGCTCCGAATTCATTAAGCTCGCCATGCTCTCCCCGGCGGACATGGCGGTCATACCGATGCAGGACGTGCTCGGGCTCGGGGCCGGGGCCCGCATGAACACCCCTGCCGTCCGGAAGGGCAACTGGGAATGGAGGCTCGAACCCGGATACGCGGGCGGGGAGCTCGCGGACTATATCCTCGGAATCACCCGCGAAAGTAGCAGAAATTGACGGCCGCTTTATTTATTTCTCCGAAAAATGCGTTAATATCATCTAGGGTGCGGGTTACCGTTGCTGCCTCAGCTTCGGGCAGCGCGGAAGGTGAAAGCGGTTGATTAAAGTTCTATTCATTGCCTCCGAAATTGAGCCCCTGGCGAAAACGGGGGGCCTCGCGGACGTCATAGGGGTACTGCCCAAAAAGTTAAACGAAATAGGGTGCGAAGTCAGGGTCATACTGCCTTATTACAAGGAAGTCCGGAAGAACCTCAAGCGCCTTAAGCTCAAGGTCAAGGACCTTAACCGCGACGTCATCGTCACGATAGACTGGCTCCCGTACAAGGGCCGCATAAAGGAAACGACCGTCGAGGGGGTAAAGGTATACCTCCTCGCGAACGACAATTTTTACGACCGCGACCATCTCTACACCACCCCCCACGGCGACTACAGGGACAACGACCTCAGGTTCGGATTCTTCTCCATAGGCGCACTCGAAATCGCCAAGGCCCTCGATTTCAGGCCCGACATCATCCACTGCAACGACTGGCAGTCCGGGCTCGTGCCCATCGCCCTCAAATGGAAGAAGCACTACAACAACGACCTCTTTTTCAAAAACTCGAAAACGGTATTCACGATTCACAACATCTCCTACCAGGGCCTCTTCGGAAAAGACCTCCTCGACAAGTTCGGCCTCTCGCACTCGCTCTTCAACCCCGAGCAGCTCGAATTCTACGGCAGGGTGAATCTCCTTAAGGGCGGCATACTGACTTCGGACCTCGTAACGACCGTAAGCCCCACATACGCCCACGAGATACAAACGAAGGAATACGGCTACGGTCTCGACGGCGTCCTCAGGGCCGTCGCGCGCTCAGGGAGGCTCGCCGGGATACTCAACGGTATAGACAACGAGGACTGGAACCCCGAAACCGACAGGGCGCTCTACGCCCGCTACGACTCGCGCGACCTCGCGGGCAAGTACGAGAACAAGGCCCGGCTCAAGAATCTTCTCGGTTTTAACACCAACGGCCACGTCCCGCTCATAGGCGTCATATCGCGCCTCGCCCACCAGAAGGGCATCGATCTCATCGTAAGGGCGCTCCACAGGATACTCGACCTCGGGGCCGAGCTCGTGATACTGGGGACGGGCGACAAGGGATACGAGAGGCTTCTGAAGCAGGTCTCGGACGATTACGTGGACAATTTCAGGGCCGTAATAGGCTACAACGAAGCCAAGGCCAGGCGCATATACGCCGGGAGCGACATGTTCCTCATGCCCTCCCGGTTCGAGCCCTGCGGCCTCGGCCAGCTGATCGCCCTCCGGTACGGCGCCATACCGGTCGTAAGGGCGACGGGCGGGCTCCTCGACACGATCATCGACTACGACGAAAACAGGGATAACGCAAACGGATTTATCTTCGATCACTTCAGCGAGCAGAGCATGCTGAACACGATCGAAAGGGCCATAACCGCGTATCACAACCCGCCCGAATGGAAGCGCCTCGTCAGGAACGCCATGGGGCAGGATTTTTCGTGGAAGCGTTCGAGCCGGGAATACCTGGCTTATTACAAGGACCTTTTCACCGGGGGTTAGGGCTTATTAAAATCGCCCTCGTCACGGCTGGACGCACGGACATATCATGTATAATAGCGCTGATAAATAATCCCTCTTTCTAAATAAATTCGACATAAAAGAGACGCCCGGCTCGGGTCCCGTTCGTGGGAAGGCCGGATTTTATACTGGAAACGGAATGCTATATTATTTATTGTTACTAAAATTATGAGGGGCTGATCAAGAGATGAGAAAATACGAGTCCGCGATCAGGAAAAACGTTCTTTGGTGGGTTGACGAGGTAAAGAGCGTGGACATACTGGTCGGAATTCCGTGTTACAACTGCGAAGACTCCATAGGGTTTGTCGTGGAGCAGGTGGCCAGGGGGCTGGCGGAGCACTTCCCGGACCATACCTCGGCCATATTCATAAGCGACGGCGGGTCGCTCGACGACACGAGGGAAAACGCCTACCAGGCGAAAATCCCGGAGCACGTTCTCCGAAGGGTAACCATCTACAGGGGCCTACCGGGGAAGGGAACTTCTTTCAGGGCGGTGTTCGAGCTCGCCATAATGCTCAAGGTAAAGGCGATAGCCGTCTTCGACGCCGACCTCAGGAGCATAACCCCCGAATGGGTCAAGTTCATCGTCGAGCCCATACTCGACGGCTCCGCGGGCTTCGTAGCCCCCTACTACAGGAGACACAAGTTCGACGGGACCATAACGAACCAGATCGTCTACCCGATGACGCGCGCCCTTTACGGCGTGGACATAAGGCAGCCCATCGGCGGCGACTTCGGCTTCTGCCCCGAGCTCGCGGCCTTCTTCATGAAGGAAGATGTCTGGGATACCGACGTCGCCCGGTTCGGAATCGACATATGGATGACGACCTGCGCGATAAACGAGGGCTTCAAGGTAGTCCAGACGTACCTCGGCACGAAAATACACGGCGCGAAGGACCCGGCGTCCGACCTCGGCCCGATGTTCAGGCAGGTCGTGAGCACCGTCTTCTATCTCATGGGCAAGTACGAGCGCAACTGGGACAGGAACAACCCGTTCCAGGCGATTCAGATAAACAACAAGATAGACGAAGAGCCCAAGCTCGAAGCGGTCTCCGTCAGTATGAACGACCTTCTCGAAGAGTTCGTCGAGGGCTTCCGCCATTTCAGGCCCATGTACGACGAGATACTGAACGACAACAATATGGCCAGGCTCGACGAAATCTACGAGGCATGGACGTCCAACGAAGAGAAGGAATTCGACGCCGAGCTCTGGAGCAAGATACTCTACGATTTCGCCTACACGTACCAGCAGTGGCAGAGGAACAAGCGTCGCCTCGTCGACATCATAACGCCCCTTTACTTCGGGCGCGTGAAGAGCTACTGCCAGGAGGTCATGAACATGTCCAGCGACGAGGCCGAGGAGGTCGTTCAGCAGCAGGCCAAGATATTCGAGCAGAATAAATCCTACCTCCTGGAACGCTTCGACATCTGGGAAGACTAACGACCTCACCGGGGCCGGTTTTCAGGGGGATGCGGCGCCGCCTCGGGAACGCGTTTTGAAACGAGCGCATAAGACGTTATAATCGTCCGCGGCGGGGTGCGAATACTTCGGCTCGTTCGCACCCGGCTCTGCAAATGGGAGAAATAGTAACAACCGGAAGACGCAACCTCGGACTATTCGGAGCGATAGGCATAGGCGTGGGCTCGATAGTCGGGGGCAGCATCCTCGTCCTTACGGGCATCTCCTACACGGCCGCCGGGCCGGGCGCGATATTCGCCTTCATACTGAACGGACTCATAGCCATCATCACGGCTTTCAGCTTCGCCGAGCTTTCGGCGGCGTTCCCGGAATCGGGCGGCCCGTACGTATACGCAAAAAAACTCCTCTCGATTAAAGCGGCCTTCGCGATAGGCTGGCTCCTCTGGTTCGCGTCGATGGTGGCGTCCGTCCTCTACGCGCTCGGGGCGGGCTACTTCACGACCCTCCTCATAAAGGGGGTACTCGGCTACTTTCCGGGCATGAGCGCCGACTGGCTGACGACGGCGCGCGCTTCGCAGGTCATAGCCGGGGCGGCCATAGTCTACTACACCGTCAGCCTCATGCTAAAGCCCGCCAGCGGAGGCGCGTTCGCCAACATAGGGAAGATAATAGCCTTCTCGGTCCTGATACTGGGCGGCGTCTGGGCAATGACGGGCGAGAGCCCGGCGAGCATCCGGAAAGACTTTTCTCCATTGCTCCCGTTCGGATTCCTCGGCGTCGTCGAGGCCATGGGGTACACCTTCATAGCCTTTCACGGCTTCGAGCTCATAGCCGCCGTCGCCGGCGAGGTCAAGGACCCCGACAAGACGATACCGAGGGCGATGATAATATCGATTCTCATATCGCTCGCCATATACGTCCCGCTCGTATTCATCGTCACGATCGCCGGGACAGCGCCCGGGCAGTCCATAGTAGATCTCAGCATGCAGAATCCCGAGTCCGTCATAGCCGTCGCGGCCGAAAGGTACATGGGCAAGGCCGGCTACTGGGTCGTCGTCATAGCGGGCATACTCTCGATGCTCTCGGCGCTCTACGCGAATATACTCGCCCCCTCGCGCATAGCGGAGAGCATGGCCCGCGACAGGACGCTCCCCAGGCCGCTCGGCGAGGTCAGCAGCAAATGGGGAACGCCCGACAAGGCGCTTTTGGCGACC is drawn from Thermodesulfobacteriota bacterium and contains these coding sequences:
- a CDS encoding glycosyltransferase, whose product is MRKYESAIRKNVLWWVDEVKSVDILVGIPCYNCEDSIGFVVEQVARGLAEHFPDHTSAIFISDGGSLDDTRENAYQAKIPEHVLRRVTIYRGLPGKGTSFRAVFELAIMLKVKAIAVFDADLRSITPEWVKFIVEPILDGSAGFVAPYYRRHKFDGTITNQIVYPMTRALYGVDIRQPIGGDFGFCPELAAFFMKEDVWDTDVARFGIDIWMTTCAINEGFKVVQTYLGTKIHGAKDPASDLGPMFRQVVSTVFYLMGKYERNWDRNNPFQAIQINNKIDEEPKLEAVSVSMNDLLEEFVEGFRHFRPMYDEILNDNNMARLDEIYEAWTSNEEKEFDAELWSKILYDFAYTYQQWQRNKRRLVDIITPLYFGRVKSYCQEVMNMSSDEAEEVVQQQAKIFEQNKSYLLERFDIWED
- the glgA gene encoding glycogen synthase GlgA, with product MIKVLFIASEIEPLAKTGGLADVIGVLPKKLNEIGCEVRVILPYYKEVRKNLKRLKLKVKDLNRDVIVTIDWLPYKGRIKETTVEGVKVYLLANDNFYDRDHLYTTPHGDYRDNDLRFGFFSIGALEIAKALDFRPDIIHCNDWQSGLVPIALKWKKHYNNDLFFKNSKTVFTIHNISYQGLFGKDLLDKFGLSHSLFNPEQLEFYGRVNLLKGGILTSDLVTTVSPTYAHEIQTKEYGYGLDGVLRAVARSGRLAGILNGIDNEDWNPETDRALYARYDSRDLAGKYENKARLKNLLGFNTNGHVPLIGVISRLAHQKGIDLIVRALHRILDLGAELVILGTGDKGYERLLKQVSDDYVDNFRAVIGYNEAKARRIYAGSDMFLMPSRFEPCGLGQLIALRYGAIPVVRATGGLLDTIIDYDENRDNANGFIFDHFSEQSMLNTIERAITAYHNPPEWKRLVRNAMGQDFSWKRSSREYLAYYKDLFTGG